In Alistipes ihumii AP11, a genomic segment contains:
- a CDS encoding DMT family transporter produces the protein MEDRNIRGHAAMLGVGVIFGLLSPVSKALLDSGLISPAGLMMTRTAGAAAAFWTASLFVRREPVALRDRLSLFFAALLGIVLNQGSFILGVSMTSPIDASVVTTTAPIFAMIIAALYLREPITGMKIAGVAIGAVGALMLILSSPAAASSGSGSIGGDLLCMFAQLSYATYFVVFKGLIGRYGPVTLMKWMFLFATLCWLPFGAEDFVSTRWQAFGWRNFAEVGFIVLGATFLTYLLLPVGQKNLRPTVGCMYNYLQPLVASLVAVLAGMDRFTTIKAAAVVLVFAGVYAVTRSKSKAQMDAEASRR, from the coding sequence ATGGAAGACCGTAATATCCGAGGCCATGCGGCCATGTTGGGGGTGGGCGTGATTTTCGGCTTGCTTTCCCCCGTCTCCAAGGCATTGCTCGATTCGGGGCTTATCAGTCCTGCGGGACTGATGATGACCCGTACGGCGGGCGCAGCGGCGGCATTTTGGACCGCTTCGTTGTTCGTGCGCCGCGAGCCGGTCGCGTTGCGCGACCGGCTTTCGCTCTTTTTCGCGGCCCTGCTCGGCATCGTGCTCAATCAGGGTTCGTTCATTCTGGGGGTGTCGATGACCTCGCCGATCGACGCGTCGGTCGTTACGACGACGGCGCCGATTTTCGCCATGATTATCGCGGCGCTCTATTTGCGCGAGCCGATTACCGGCATGAAGATAGCCGGTGTGGCTATCGGGGCGGTCGGGGCGCTGATGCTGATCCTCTCTTCCCCGGCGGCGGCCTCCTCCGGCAGCGGCTCGATCGGCGGCGATCTGCTGTGCATGTTCGCGCAGTTGTCGTACGCTACTTATTTCGTCGTCTTCAAAGGTTTGATCGGTCGTTACGGGCCGGTTACGCTGATGAAGTGGATGTTCCTTTTCGCAACGCTTTGCTGGTTGCCTTTCGGGGCGGAGGATTTCGTTTCGACTCGTTGGCAGGCGTTCGGGTGGCGGAATTTCGCCGAGGTAGGTTTTATCGTGCTCGGGGCGACGTTTCTGACCTATCTGCTGTTGCCTGTCGGACAGAAGAACCTGCGCCCGACGGTCGGCTGCATGTACAATTACCTGCAGCCGCTGGTTGCCTCGCTGGTCGCCGTTCTCGCGGGTATGGACCGTTTCACGACGATCAAGGCGGCGGCCGTCGTGCTGGTTTTTGCCGGGGTTTATGCCGTGACCCGGAGCAAATCCAAGGCTCAGATGGACGCCGAGGCATCCCGGCGGTAG